In one window of Oceanococcus sp. HetDA_MAG_MS8 DNA:
- the hflK gene encoding FtsH protease activity modulator HflK, producing MAWNEPGSNNPWDKQGPPDLEDLFKKFRQKFGGGGGGSPSGGLPIGLISFVAGIALVVWLFSGFYIIQPGERGVVLQFGKYLTTTGEGPHWHVPPPIQRVEKVNVDGIRNVTDRQVMLTQDENIVDLELAVQYRVSDAQKYLFETRDPDLTLTHALKSALREVVGKSSMDFILTAGREEVAERTKLLLQETLDTYSTGLVVTEVNIKDAQPPDPVQGAFADAIKAREDEQRLINEAEAYANEVVPVARGEATRRVAEANAYQSRVVEAASGDASRFTQLLEEYQRAPEVTRERLYLDAMGDVLNGASKVVLDTDSSNPLLYLPLDKVMNRRPSDTEANDMRGNASLSQQLGKAARDSAIRSQRSSNGREASRERGRR from the coding sequence ATGGCCTGGAACGAACCCGGCTCGAATAACCCCTGGGATAAACAGGGGCCTCCAGACTTGGAGGATTTGTTTAAAAAGTTTCGCCAGAAATTTGGCGGCGGTGGCGGCGGTAGCCCCAGCGGCGGCCTTCCCATTGGGCTGATTAGCTTCGTTGCTGGCATCGCTTTGGTGGTGTGGCTGTTTTCCGGCTTCTACATCATCCAACCCGGTGAGCGCGGCGTGGTTCTGCAATTTGGCAAGTACCTCACCACCACGGGTGAAGGCCCCCATTGGCATGTGCCGCCCCCGATACAACGGGTAGAGAAGGTCAACGTCGATGGAATCCGCAACGTGACCGACCGCCAGGTCATGCTCACTCAGGATGAAAACATCGTGGACTTGGAGCTGGCTGTGCAGTACCGCGTCAGTGATGCCCAAAAATATTTATTTGAAACCCGTGATCCGGATCTCACCCTGACCCACGCTCTGAAGAGTGCATTGCGCGAGGTGGTCGGGAAGTCCTCCATGGATTTCATCCTGACGGCAGGCCGGGAAGAGGTCGCGGAGCGCACTAAGCTGCTACTGCAGGAAACTCTGGACACCTATTCCACGGGTTTGGTGGTCACCGAGGTCAACATTAAAGATGCTCAGCCACCGGATCCGGTTCAGGGGGCATTCGCCGATGCCATCAAAGCGCGTGAGGACGAGCAGCGACTGATCAACGAAGCCGAGGCCTATGCGAACGAGGTGGTCCCCGTTGCCCGCGGTGAGGCGACCCGTCGCGTCGCCGAGGCGAATGCTTATCAGTCGCGCGTAGTCGAGGCCGCATCCGGTGATGCCAGCCGCTTCACTCAGTTGCTGGAAGAGTACCAGCGTGCCCCAGAGGTCACGCGGGAACGCCTATACCTGGACGCGATGGGGGATGTGTTGAACGGCGCGAGCAAAGTTGTTTTGGATACCGACTCCTCGAATCCTTTGCTCTACTTGCCGCTGGATAAGGTCATGAATCGCCGCCCCAGTGATACGGAGGCGAACGACATGCGCGGGAACGCGAGTCTCAGTCAACAGCTTGGTAAAGCGGCCAGAGATTCTGCCATTCGTTCGCAGCGCTCCAGTAATGGGCGCGAGGCTTCACGTGAGCGGGGGCGTCGCTAA
- the hflX gene encoding GTPase HflX, with amino-acid sequence MLVAVDLPGGRGVAGREEFVELVAATGSRIAGVVTGTRQRIDPASFIGSGKLQDIALQVAEHDVDVVVFNHTLSPAQERNIEAAVCTRVLDRNGLILDIFARRARSFEGKLQVELAQLKHLSTRLVRGWSHLERQRGGVGLRGPGETQLETDRRLLAKRVSQIERQIANVQRGRALNRSRRQRNAVPVVALVGYTNAGKSTLFNALCDGEVYAADRLFATLDTTIRRVPLPGLPEAVIADTVGFVADLPHALVAAFKATLEEAVEADLLLLVVDAADPQRDTQLEAVHEVLAEIGADEQPMLRVDNKIDLLPAGTPYTSEVEDGVIPKVAVSARTGAGLDELRRTIVRKLAGDMQDWLLELPPQAGAVMAKLHASGAVKHSRGTDRGGWQLQLRMPTQSLDRICGEQGWPQWRSWVLSPHEPALGSCDNSYF; translated from the coding sequence TTGCTCGTGGCTGTGGACTTGCCTGGTGGCCGTGGCGTGGCTGGACGTGAAGAGTTTGTGGAGCTGGTTGCGGCTACCGGTAGCCGTATTGCTGGGGTTGTAACCGGAACCCGTCAACGCATCGATCCCGCAAGCTTTATCGGCAGCGGCAAGTTGCAAGACATTGCCCTGCAGGTGGCGGAGCACGACGTTGATGTGGTGGTGTTCAACCACACGCTGAGCCCAGCTCAGGAGCGCAATATTGAAGCGGCTGTCTGCACCCGCGTGTTGGACCGTAACGGTCTGATCCTCGACATTTTTGCTAGGCGGGCGCGTAGCTTCGAAGGGAAGTTGCAGGTGGAGCTGGCGCAGCTTAAGCATCTATCCACCAGGCTGGTGCGCGGCTGGTCGCACTTGGAGCGCCAACGTGGTGGCGTCGGTTTGCGCGGGCCAGGTGAAACTCAGCTTGAAACCGACCGACGGCTGCTGGCCAAGCGCGTGAGCCAAATCGAGCGACAAATCGCCAACGTGCAGCGTGGTCGTGCCCTCAACCGTAGCCGTCGCCAGCGTAATGCCGTGCCTGTAGTGGCTTTGGTGGGTTACACCAATGCTGGCAAATCGACGCTGTTCAATGCTTTGTGTGATGGCGAGGTGTATGCAGCAGACCGGCTGTTCGCCACATTGGATACGACCATTCGCCGGGTCCCGCTGCCGGGGCTGCCAGAAGCGGTCATTGCCGACACGGTTGGGTTTGTCGCAGATTTGCCCCATGCCTTGGTCGCGGCCTTTAAGGCCACTTTGGAAGAAGCTGTTGAGGCCGACCTACTGCTGTTGGTGGTCGACGCCGCAGACCCGCAGCGCGACACCCAGCTTGAGGCCGTGCACGAGGTCCTTGCTGAAATTGGCGCGGACGAGCAGCCCATGCTGCGAGTCGATAACAAAATTGACTTGCTGCCTGCGGGAACGCCGTACACGTCTGAGGTGGAGGATGGGGTCATTCCCAAAGTGGCAGTATCCGCGCGCACAGGCGCTGGCCTGGACGAGCTGCGGCGCACCATTGTGCGCAAGCTTGCAGGGGATATGCAGGATTGGTTATTGGAGCTGCCGCCGCAGGCGGGAGCGGTGATGGCTAAGCTGCACGCGAGCGGCGCAGTGAAGCATAGCCGGGGAACAGATCGAGGCGGGTGGCAGTTGCAGCTGCGTATGCCGACTCAGAGCCTGGATCGTATCTGTGGTGAGCAGGGATGGCCGCAATGGCGGTCTTGGGTCCTTAGCCCGCATGAGCCTGCGTTAGGATCATGCGACAATTCATACTTCTAA